One genomic region from Campylobacter sp. RM5004 encodes:
- the thyX gene encoding FAD-dependent thymidylate synthase, whose protein sequence is MRITLLNHTPLNICSHAMRTCWQSFDKGDNGGEKDCELINRIGNIYKHSSTLEHLHYNFYIQGISRACLQELARHRMASLSVKSTRYTLKELRNESEFKEFDFANAQRYIVLTGNRLVDNASICALEKLRIILNAEGMTQDIAKYALPECYKTELTWSINARALQNFLTLRTSKAALKEIRELAFNIYEALPKEHKFIFKGCLNEAN, encoded by the coding sequence ATGAGAATTACACTACTAAATCACACCCCGTTAAATATATGCTCTCATGCTATGAGAACTTGTTGGCAAAGTTTTGATAAAGGTGATAATGGCGGAGAAAAAGACTGCGAATTAATCAATCGTATAGGTAATATTTATAAGCATTCAAGCACTTTAGAGCATTTGCATTATAATTTCTATATCCAAGGCATTTCAAGAGCATGCTTGCAAGAATTAGCAAGACATAGAATGGCAAGTTTATCTGTAAAAAGCACTAGATATACATTAAAAGAACTAAGAAATGAAAGTGAGTTTAAGGAATTTGATTTTGCTAACGCTCAAAGATATATTGTGCTAACTGGAAATCGCTTGGTTGATAATGCTAGTATTTGTGCTTTAGAAAAATTAAGAATTATTTTAAATGCTGAAGGTATGACACAAGATATTGCAAAATATGCCCTACCAGAATGCTATAAAACTGAGCTTACTTGGAGTATAAATGCAAGAGCTTTACAAAATTTTTTAACTCTTAGAACAAGTAAAGCCGCATTAAAAGAGATTAGAGAACTTGCATTTAATATTTATGAAGCTTTACCTAAAGAGCATAAATTTATTTTCAAAGGTTGCTTAAATGAAGCAAATTAG
- a CDS encoding MqnA/MqnD/SBP family protein: MKQISLAHSPDADDIFMYAAIRYGWISSEFNYTSIADDIETLNKASLNNIYDVCAISFAVYPKIQSEYALLRCATSFGNGYGPKLITLKDKVLKPNFKVALSGENTTNALLFRLKYPNARITYMNFLDIQNAVLDGSVDAGVLIHESILNYSDKLRVECEIWDIWAEFCKAECGEVLSLPLGGMAIRRSLMLSDAIKIENELTRAVEVATKNKTSLSRILLSKNEVRVNEAELNKYLSLYANDESISLSDEQIKSLDILFKLGEKLGFSPCKTKDNLIPTEYEGLRNS, translated from the coding sequence ATGAAGCAAATTAGTCTTGCTCATAGCCCTGATGCTGATGATATTTTTATGTATGCAGCAATCCGCTATGGTTGGATAAGTTCAGAGTTTAATTACACTAGCATTGCTGATGATATTGAGACCTTAAACAAAGCAAGTTTAAATAATATTTATGATGTTTGTGCGATTTCTTTTGCTGTGTATCCAAAAATACAAAGTGAATATGCATTGCTAAGATGTGCAACAAGCTTTGGCAATGGCTATGGACCAAAATTAATCACTCTAAAAGATAAGGTTTTAAAGCCTAATTTTAAAGTTGCTTTAAGTGGAGAAAACACCACAAATGCTCTTTTATTTCGCTTAAAATATCCAAATGCAAGAATAACATATATGAATTTTTTAGATATTCAAAATGCTGTTTTAGATGGCAGTGTTGATGCTGGGGTATTAATACATGAGAGTATTCTTAATTATAGTGATAAACTTAGGGTTGAATGTGAGATTTGGGATATTTGGGCTGAGTTTTGCAAGGCTGAGTGTGGCGAAGTTTTAAGCTTACCCCTTGGTGGAATGGCAATTCGTAGGTCTTTAATGCTAAGTGATGCAATTAAGATTGAAAATGAACTAACTCGTGCAGTAGAAGTTGCTACTAAAAATAAAACTTCATTAAGTCGCATTTTGCTTAGTAAAAACGAAGTTAGAGTAAATGAAGCTGAGCTTAATAAATATCTAAGCCTTTATGCAAATGATGAGAGTATAAGCCTAAGCGATGAGCAAATAAAATCTCTTGATATATTATTTAAACTAGGAGAAAAACTAGGATTTAGTCCTTGTAAAACAAAGGATAATTTAATCCCAACAGAATACGAAGGATTAAGAAATTCATGA
- a CDS encoding isochorismatase family cysteine hydrolase, producing the protein MKNLLVIVDFQNDFINGSLGFEKAKSLEPIILEKYEKYLKNNDDIIFTFDLHYDDYLDTLEGQKLPIKHCINETYGVKAYKKFDDLAKNHLCFYKNTFGSLELGNYLANKDYANIEIVGLVSNICVLSNAIIIKAAKPNTRIFIDKNATASYDEDLHNKALDILKNLHIDII; encoded by the coding sequence ATGAAAAATCTTTTGGTAATTGTTGATTTTCAAAATGATTTTATAAATGGCTCACTAGGATTTGAAAAAGCCAAATCCTTAGAGCCAATTATCTTAGAAAAATATGAAAAATATTTAAAAAATAATGATGATATAATTTTTACCTTTGATTTGCATTATGATGATTATTTAGACACTTTAGAAGGGCAAAAACTACCTATAAAACACTGCATTAATGAAACTTACGGAGTTAAAGCTTACAAAAAATTTGATGATTTAGCTAAAAATCATTTATGCTTTTATAAGAATACTTTTGGCTCACTTGAACTTGGAAATTATCTAGCTAATAAAGATTATGCAAATATTGAAATTGTTGGGCTTGTAAGTAATATTTGCGTTTTATCAAATGCTATCATCATAAAAGCTGCGAAGCCAAATACAAGAATTTTTATTGATAAAAACGCAACCGCAAGTTATGATGAAGATTTGCATAACAAAGCTTTAGATATTTTAAAAAATCTTCATATAGATATAATTTAA
- a CDS encoding DUF305 domain-containing protein produces MRLLFLAAFALSLSVNAKTLNDSDFKAMQNELNESMAKMHGKMNAGLVEKDPDLSFVVGMLPHHEGAVDMAKIVLKYGEDESIKKLAEDIIKAQEAEIKFMQEYLDKKGYKYPEHSNHNHH; encoded by the coding sequence ATGAGATTATTATTTTTAGCAGCGTTTGCGTTAAGTCTTAGCGTAAATGCAAAAACTTTAAACGATAGCGATTTTAAAGCTATGCAAAATGAGCTAAACGAAAGTATGGCAAAAATGCATGGAAAAATGAATGCAGGTTTGGTTGAAAAAGACCCTGATTTATCATTTGTTGTAGGTATGCTGCCACACCACGAAGGCGCTGTTGATATGGCGAAAATCGTATTAAAATACGGCGAAGATGAAAGCATTAAAAAACTAGCAGAAGATATTATAAAAGCCCAAGAAGCAGAAATTAAATTTATGCAAGAATATTTAGACAAAAAAGGTTATAAATATCCAGAGCATTCAAACCACAATCATCATTAA
- a CDS encoding tRNA guanosine(34) transglycosylase Tgt, with amino-acid sequence MKFDLYSSDNFARLGKVTTANGEFNTPCFMPVGTQACVKALDANDMQNTLGAKIILANTYHTYLRPGANIIANFGGLHNFTKYKGSFLTDSGGFQAFSLSKNTKHSDEGIMFKSHIDGSIHNFTPASVLKTQYLLNSDICMVLDDLCALPASDERIKASLKRTIYWAKLSLEMKKEFKNNDEETLLKRYSKELYKLEFNKLYDEEIKREQNIFAIIQGGTNKTYRKECLEGILECENEHSFDGLAIGGLSVGEPNELMYETVENLTPLMPTNRPRYLMGVGTPLDLVENVARGVDMFDCVMPTRNARNGTLFTSFGKINIKASSMKLDKNPIDSNCSCYACKNFSRAYIHHLFKAGEITFFRLASLHNLHYYLNLMQEIRTNIANKTFDNFYKNFKEIYK; translated from the coding sequence ATGAAATTTGATTTATATTCAAGCGATAATTTTGCTAGACTTGGCAAGGTAACAACGGCTAATGGAGAGTTTAATACCCCTTGTTTTATGCCTGTTGGAACTCAAGCTTGCGTAAAAGCTCTTGATGCAAATGATATGCAAAATACTTTAGGTGCTAAGATAATCTTAGCAAATACTTATCATACATATTTAAGACCAGGTGCAAATATCATTGCTAATTTTGGAGGGCTTCATAATTTTACAAAATATAAAGGTTCTTTTTTGACAGATAGCGGGGGATTTCAAGCATTTTCGCTAAGCAAAAATACAAAACATAGTGATGAAGGAATTATGTTTAAAAGCCACATAGATGGCTCAATTCATAATTTTACTCCTGCAAGTGTGCTTAAAACTCAGTATCTTTTAAATAGTGATATTTGTATGGTTTTAGATGATTTGTGTGCTTTACCTGCAAGTGATGAAAGGATTAAGGCAAGTCTAAAACGCACGATTTATTGGGCTAAATTATCGCTTGAGATGAAAAAAGAATTTAAAAATAATGATGAAGAAACTTTGCTTAAAAGATATTCAAAAGAGCTTTATAAACTAGAGTTTAATAAGCTTTATGATGAAGAGATAAAAAGAGAGCAAAATATTTTCGCAATTATTCAAGGCGGAACTAATAAAACTTATAGAAAAGAATGCCTTGAAGGTATATTAGAATGCGAAAATGAGCATTCTTTTGATGGCTTAGCTATCGGTGGGCTAAGTGTTGGAGAGCCAAATGAATTAATGTATGAAACGGTAGAAAATCTAACTCCTTTAATGCCAACGAATCGCCCTAGATATTTAATGGGGGTTGGAACTCCACTTGATTTGGTTGAAAATGTCGCTCGTGGGGTTGATATGTTTGATTGCGTTATGCCTACTAGAAATGCTAGAAATGGGACTTTATTTACAAGTTTTGGCAAGATAAATATAAAAGCAAGTTCAATGAAACTTGATAAAAATCCAATAGATAGTAATTGCTCTTGTTATGCTTGTAAAAACTTTAGCCGTGCTTATATTCATCATTTATTTAAAGCAGGTGAGATTACGTTCTTTCGCTTAGCAAGTTTGCATAATCTACATTATTATTTAAATTTAATGCAAGAAATTAGAACAAATATAGCAAATAAAACCTTTGATAATTTTTATAAAAACTTTAAAGAAATTTATAAATAA
- a CDS encoding TrkA C-terminal domain-containing protein: protein MKKILILAKVCVANHFLKELTRFKDSTKEYIIVCQEDIPFKHNFTHIKIDPTNAARLKNYIDDKLELVYILLDEKDDTRLAYDAIRQIAKRVRIVVLSNNKEYENDSFCTLVNQEESTTNHLIDILPNMPMIARDIGLGIGEIMQVFVPVGSIYANKHINAIAQEFYKIALIYRDNQIILPKPDTQILANDELVLVGDPNILNLMFSRIKGQVGQFPSPYGDTICVIIDMKIDTNIDNLINTALLLHAKTNSIKLIFYVINPTLNKSLEKLKKLKRKTIIVHIKYEATSVKETIFEFCNVYSGLFIVSKEIFKKNMEQLYDSSMPVLKVGKVDFAKLNSIACISSGSLGVENLTSTLLDISLLLNLDAKLLYFDNANPVNDDLIEHINMQSQFFNKNLELVEYKSKNPLLDLKFNPYIIHCLGFEKQLLHTNTLKYLSNDFSKLYEVLDDNYQLFIPVV, encoded by the coding sequence ATGAAAAAAATATTAATTTTAGCTAAGGTTTGCGTAGCAAATCATTTTCTAAAAGAATTAACAAGGTTTAAGGATAGCACAAAAGAATATATAATCGTTTGCCAAGAAGATATTCCTTTTAAACACAATTTTACTCATATTAAAATTGACCCAACAAACGCTGCTAGACTTAAAAACTACATAGATGATAAATTAGAATTAGTATATATTTTATTAGACGAAAAAGATGACACAAGACTTGCTTATGATGCGATTAGACAAATTGCTAAGCGTGTAAGAATTGTAGTCTTATCAAATAATAAAGAATACGAAAACGATAGCTTTTGCACTCTAGTAAATCAAGAAGAAAGCACTACAAATCATCTAATAGATATTTTGCCAAATATGCCTATGATTGCAAGAGATATTGGACTTGGAATTGGCGAAATAATGCAAGTTTTTGTGCCTGTTGGCTCAATTTATGCAAATAAACATATAAATGCGATTGCTCAAGAATTTTATAAAATCGCTCTAATTTATAGAGATAATCAAATAATTTTGCCAAAGCCAGATACTCAAATACTAGCAAATGATGAGCTTGTTTTAGTAGGAGATCCAAATATTTTAAACCTTATGTTTTCAAGGATTAAAGGTCAAGTTGGACAATTTCCTAGCCCTTATGGAGATACAATTTGTGTAATTATTGATATGAAAATTGACACAAATATAGACAATTTAATAAATACAGCACTTTTATTGCATGCAAAAACAAATAGTATTAAGCTAATTTTTTATGTAATAAACCCAACTCTAAATAAATCATTAGAAAAATTAAAGAAATTAAAAAGAAAGACAATAATAGTCCATATTAAATATGAAGCTACATCGGTAAAAGAAACGATTTTTGAGTTTTGCAATGTATATTCTGGGCTATTTATTGTAAGCAAAGAAATTTTCAAAAAAAATATGGAGCAATTATACGATAGTTCTATGCCTGTTTTAAAGGTTGGAAAAGTTGATTTTGCAAAGCTTAATTCAATAGCTTGTATAAGCTCAGGCTCGCTTGGCGTGGAGAATTTAACTTCTACTTTATTAGATATTTCTTTATTATTAAATCTTGATGCAAAGTTACTTTATTTTGACAATGCAAACCCTGTAAATGATGATTTAATAGAGCATATAAATATGCAATCGCAATTTTTTAATAAAAACCTTGAATTAGTAGAATACAAGAGCAAAAATCCATTATTAGACTTAAAATTCAATCCTTATATTATCCATTGTCTTGGATTTGAAAAACAATTATTACATACTAATACATTAAAATATTTATCAAATGATTTTTCTAAGCTATATGAAGTATTAGACGATAATTATCAGCTGTTTATACCAGTAGTTTAA
- the gdhA gene encoding NADP-specific glutamate dehydrogenase, which produces MSAKSYVNDTLELIKTYSARQPIFLQCATEVLKSVIPLLESNKQYEQHAVLQRLVMPERTIIFRVVYIDDSGKAQTHFGYRVQFSSTLGPYKGGLRFHPTVNLDILKFLAFEQIFKNSLTGLYIGGGKGGANFDPKGKSDAEIMRFCQAFMSELSKHIGYSTDVPAGDIGVGARELGYMFGAYKKITSKFDGTLTGKKISWGGSLVRKEATGYGTVYFSNELLKEKGEGFEGKTCVVSGSGNVAIYTIEKLNQYGAKVVAVSDSDGYVYDKDGIDLDLLKEVKENLRLRVSDYANRKKGAVFVSKVNYEKGTNGIWSIPCDYAFPCATQNELSLLDAKNLHKNGCKLIAEGANMPCTLDAQKFILENKMYYAPAKAANAGGVATSALEMQQNANMTSWTFSEVDEKLHKIMKDIYARTSATAKDFGFEHNLLAGANIAGFKKVADAMIDQGYI; this is translated from the coding sequence ATGAGTGCAAAATCTTATGTAAATGACACGCTTGAATTAATCAAAACTTATTCAGCTAGACAACCTATATTTTTACAATGTGCAACTGAAGTTTTAAAATCAGTTATACCATTGTTAGAAAGCAATAAACAATACGAGCAACACGCAGTATTGCAAAGACTTGTAATGCCTGAGCGAACAATAATTTTTAGAGTTGTATATATTGATGATAGTGGTAAAGCACAAACTCATTTTGGTTATAGAGTGCAATTTTCTAGCACACTTGGACCTTATAAAGGTGGGCTTAGATTTCACCCAACTGTAAATCTTGATATTTTAAAGTTCTTAGCATTTGAACAAATCTTTAAAAACTCTTTAACAGGTCTTTATATAGGCGGTGGTAAAGGTGGAGCAAACTTTGATCCAAAAGGCAAAAGCGACGCAGAAATTATGAGATTTTGTCAAGCATTTATGAGTGAACTTAGCAAACACATAGGTTATTCAACCGACGTTCCTGCAGGAGATATTGGTGTTGGAGCTAGAGAGCTTGGATATATGTTTGGAGCGTATAAAAAAATCACTTCTAAATTTGATGGAACCCTAACAGGTAAAAAAATTAGCTGGGGTGGTTCATTAGTTAGAAAAGAAGCAACAGGCTATGGAACTGTGTATTTTTCTAATGAATTATTAAAAGAAAAAGGCGAAGGCTTTGAAGGAAAAACCTGCGTTGTATCAGGTAGTGGAAACGTTGCTATTTATACTATTGAAAAGCTAAATCAATATGGAGCAAAAGTTGTAGCAGTAAGCGATAGCGATGGTTATGTATATGATAAAGACGGAATTGATTTAGATTTATTAAAAGAAGTGAAAGAAAATTTAAGACTTCGTGTAAGTGATTATGCAAATCGCAAAAAAGGTGCAGTATTTGTATCTAAAGTAAATTACGAAAAAGGAACTAATGGTATTTGGAGCATTCCTTGTGATTATGCTTTCCCTTGTGCTACACAAAACGAATTAAGCTTGCTAGATGCAAAAAATCTCCATAAAAATGGTTGTAAATTAATCGCTGAAGGTGCGAACATGCCTTGCACACTTGATGCTCAAAAGTTCATTTTAGAAAACAAAATGTATTATGCACCGGCAAAAGCAGCAAACGCAGGTGGAGTTGCTACAAGCGCATTAGAAATGCAACAAAATGCTAATATGACTTCTTGGACATTTAGCGAAGTTGATGAGAAATTACATAAGATTATGAAAGATATTTATGCAAGAACTTCAGCTACTGCAAAAGATTTTGGCTTTGAGCATAACTTACTTGCAGGTGCAAATATTGCAGGCTTTAAAAAAGTTGCAGATGCTATGATAGACCAAGGCTATATTTAA
- the accD gene encoding acetyl-CoA carboxylase, carboxyltransferase subunit beta → MNFADIFNFRKAQPKPSEAPNHWVKCDNCHALMYYKEVASCFNVCPKCGLHMKISPKERIEMLVDEGSFIEYDKTLRANDPLKFVDSKSYKKRLSESEEKTGRTSAVISGECKIGGIGVQLCVFDFSFMGGSLGSVEGEKIVRAIQRAMEKKEGLIIISASGGARMQESTYSLMQMAKTSAALKLLARERLPYISILTNPTFGGVSASFAWLGDLVIAEPMAQIGFAGARVIKQTIGADLPEGFQSAEFLLEHGLIDAIVTRANQREFLSDFLRYFK, encoded by the coding sequence ATGAATTTTGCAGATATTTTTAACTTTAGAAAGGCTCAACCAAAACCAAGTGAAGCACCAAATCACTGGGTAAAGTGTGATAATTGCCATGCTTTAATGTATTATAAAGAAGTAGCAAGCTGTTTTAATGTTTGCCCAAAATGTGGATTACATATGAAAATTAGTCCTAAAGAGCGTATTGAAATGCTTGTAGATGAAGGAAGTTTTATAGAATATGATAAAACTTTAAGAGCAAATGACCCTTTAAAATTCGTAGATTCAAAAAGCTATAAAAAACGCTTAAGCGAAAGTGAAGAAAAAACAGGAAGAACAAGTGCGGTAATTTCAGGAGAATGCAAAATCGGTGGAATTGGCGTTCAATTATGTGTGTTTGATTTTTCTTTTATGGGTGGTTCTTTAGGTAGTGTTGAAGGTGAGAAAATAGTTCGTGCAATTCAAAGAGCTATGGAGAAAAAAGAAGGACTAATAATAATAAGTGCAAGTGGTGGTGCTAGAATGCAAGAAAGCACTTATTCACTAATGCAAATGGCAAAAACTTCAGCAGCCTTAAAACTACTAGCTAGAGAAAGACTTCCTTATATATCAATTCTTACAAATCCTACTTTTGGTGGGGTATCAGCTTCATTTGCTTGGCTTGGGGACTTAGTTATCGCTGAACCTATGGCACAAATCGGCTTTGCAGGAGCTAGAGTAATTAAGCAAACAATAGGCGCTGATTTACCTGAAGGATTTCAAAGTGCCGAGTTTTTATTAGAACATGGACTTATTGATGCTATCGTAACTAGAGCTAATCAGCGTGAATTTTTAAGCGATTTTTTACGATATTTTAAATGA
- a CDS encoding 23S rRNA (pseudouridine(1915)-N(3))-methyltransferase RlmH gives MNINIYFIQKKLEKLSEIENRFIKLINQHSKLSLNNVFSKQIAKAQDLGSNEAKLEYAKAYMPYKKPFSIALSERGKSIDSIEFASLLKDKNEINFFVGGAYGFSDEFLNECDYVLSFSKLTFSHELARIVLLEQIYRGFCINKNHPYHK, from the coding sequence ATGAATATAAATATTTATTTTATTCAAAAAAAATTAGAAAAACTAAGCGAGATTGAAAATAGATTTATAAAACTTATAAATCAGCATTCAAAGCTTAGTTTAAATAATGTTTTTTCAAAACAAATTGCAAAAGCTCAAGATTTAGGCTCAAATGAAGCAAAACTTGAATATGCAAAAGCTTATATGCCTTACAAAAAACCTTTTAGCATAGCACTAAGCGAAAGGGGTAAGAGCATTGATAGTATTGAGTTTGCAAGTTTATTAAAAGATAAAAATGAGATTAATTTTTTTGTCGGTGGAGCTTATGGATTTAGCGATGAGTTTTTAAATGAATGTGATTATGTTTTAAGCTTTTCTAAGCTTACCTTTTCACACGAATTAGCTAGAATTGTGTTACTAGAACAGATTTATCGTGGTTTTTGTATAAACAAAAATCATCCTTATCACAAATAA
- a CDS encoding tRNA-dihydrouridine synthase, with translation MLTNLFANSKPLILAPMAGLSDLAFRRLVKKFDCDITISEMISSNALVYESEKSRTMLEKDKSEIPFIAQIAGSNKEIIKKAVEIINNEENIHGIDFNCGCPVNKVIKQNAGSALLKDLDTLKSLLDIIKSNNKVGTTSVKIRLGFNECEIEKIITALNELELDFISIHGRTRAGMYSAKVNYDAIKLAKSLAKTKIVANGDISYENHKVVLEHTNADALMIGRNAIGNPWIFSEIKGKSKDINKCEIILTHFEYMCDLYKDYACSLFRKHLHEYSKGLANASEFRNEVNRINEPKIMFNIIKEFFDATNY, from the coding sequence ATGTTGACAAACTTATTTGCTAATTCTAAACCTTTAATTTTAGCACCTATGGCAGGTCTTAGCGACCTTGCCTTTAGAAGACTTGTAAAAAAATTTGATTGTGATATTACAATTAGCGAAATGATTAGCTCAAATGCTCTTGTATATGAGAGCGAAAAATCACGCACAATGCTAGAAAAAGATAAAAGCGAAATACCTTTTATAGCCCAAATAGCAGGTTCAAACAAAGAAATAATAAAAAAAGCAGTTGAAATCATAAATAACGAAGAAAACATTCACGGAATTGATTTTAACTGCGGTTGTCCTGTAAATAAAGTAATAAAACAAAACGCAGGTTCAGCACTTTTAAAAGATTTAGATACTTTAAAATCCTTGCTAGATATTATAAAATCAAACAATAAAGTAGGAACTACAAGCGTTAAAATTAGGCTAGGATTTAATGAATGCGAAATAGAAAAAATAATAACAGCTCTAAATGAATTAGAATTAGATTTTATAAGTATTCACGGAAGAACTAGAGCTGGAATGTATAGCGCTAAAGTAAATTACGATGCTATTAAACTAGCAAAATCTTTAGCAAAAACCAAAATCGTAGCAAACGGCGATATATCTTATGAAAATCACAAAGTTGTTTTAGAGCATACAAACGCAGATGCTTTAATGATAGGAAGAAATGCTATCGGAAATCCTTGGATTTTTTCAGAAATTAAAGGAAAATCTAAAGATATAAATAAATGCGAAATTATCTTAACTCATTTTGAATATATGTGTGATTTATATAAAGATTATGCTTGTTCATTATTTAGAAAGCACTTGCACGAATATTCAAAAGGCTTAGCAAATGCAAGTGAATTTAGAAATGAAGTAAATCGCATAAATGAACCTAAGATTATGTTTAATATTATAAAAGAGTTTTTTGATGCAACAAATTATTAA